One stretch of Punica granatum isolate Tunisia-2019 chromosome 5, ASM765513v2, whole genome shotgun sequence DNA includes these proteins:
- the LOC116208163 gene encoding uncharacterized protein LOC116208163: MPPKIQPIDIDPQVLREPPRSDSSKPVLKSRLKRLFDRQFPGVLRNSSAEKPSTGGEAQYSKDGAGNEFEPSSVCLAKMVQNFIEESNEKQSAAKCGRNRCNCFNGNNNDSSDDEFDVFDGFGEAAITGSYGDVSDSLKVLIPCATVVERNLLADTARIVEKNKSHKRKDDLRTIVVENLSSLGYDSSICKSKWEKTSSFPAGEYEYIDVTVDGERLLIDVDFRSEFEIARSTGAYRAVLQSLPYIFVGKADRLGQIVTIVSEAARQSLKKKGMHIAPWRKAEYMRAKWLSPYTRAAAAADAPETAGPEANGEGDPGGESDGGELELIFGEEAAQADEATAAVPPAPAPSPASSEPGVGAQTWQPPAVRPKSIEKGAKMVTGLASLLKEKP, from the exons ATGCCCCCGAAGATCCAGCCAATTGACATCGATCCTCAAGTCCTGCGCGAACCGCCTCGCTCCGACTCGTCCAAGCCGGTCCTCAAGTCCAGGCTCAAGCGGCTCTTTGACCGGCAGTTCCCCGGCGTGCTGAGGAATTCGTCGGCGGAGAAGCCCAGCACCGGCGGTGAAGCTCAGTATAGCAAGGATGGAGCGGGCAACGAGTTTGAGCCGAGCTCGGTTTGCCTCGCGAAGATGGTCCAGAATTTCATTGAGGAGAGCAACGAGAAGCAGTCGGCAGCTAAGTGCGGGCGCAACCGCTGCAATTGCTTCAACGGGAACAACAATGATAGCTCCGATGATGAGTTCGATGTTTTCGATGGTTTCGGGGAAGCTGCGATCACTGGATCGTACGGCGACGTCTCCGATTCTCTCAAG GTTCTAATTCCGTGTGCGACCGTCGTTGAGAGGAACCTGTTGGCGGACACGGCGAGGATCgtggagaagaacaagagccACAAACGGAAGGACGACTTGAGGACGATCGTGGTGGAGAATTTGTCGTCTTTGGGCTACGATTCATCGATCTGCAAGTCGAAATGGGAGAAGACCTCCTCCTTCCCTGCCG GCGAGTATGAGTACATAGACGTGACCGTCGACGGGGAGAGGCTGTTGATCGACGTGGACTTCCGATCGGAGTTCGAGATCGCGAGATCGACCGGCGCGTACAGGGCGGTCCTTCAGTCGCTGCCGTACATATTCGTCGGGAAGGCGGACCGGCTTGGCCAGATCGTGACGATCGTCTCGGAGGCCGCGAGGCAGAGCTTGAAGAAGAAAGGCATGCACATCGCTCCCTGGAGGAAGGCCGAGTACATGAGAGCGAAGTGGCTCTCTCCGTACACCAGAGCCGCCGCCGCCGCAGACGCCCCGGAGACGGCCGGACCGGAGGCCAACGGCGAGGGGGACCCCGGCGGGGAGTCCGACGGTGGAGAGCTCGAGCTGATCTTCGGCGAGGAAGCGGCGCAGGCGGATGAAGCCACTGCCGCTGTGCCACCGGCGCCTGCACCGTCACCGGCGAGCTCGGAGCCCGGCGTGGGTGCGCAGACGTGGCAACCCCCGGCGGTGAGGCCAAAGAGCATCGAGAAGGGAGCGAAGATGGTCACCGGATTAGCTTCTCTTCTGAAAGAGAAACCCTAA